In Longimicrobium sp., a genomic segment contains:
- a CDS encoding PrsW family intramembrane metalloprotease gives MNSQETGFPAFPRLVHEAQPHPMLTRGALLCGVLSLAIIASQLGPRAFLLGFAVAALPVPIYVVLVLWLDRFEPEPAKTLAQTFAWGATVAVFVALIVNSVTEEAVGGVLGPDAGELFGSLVTAPVIEEVAKGVALLLLYRELKDEFDGVIDGVVYAAMVGLGFAMIENVQYYGDAIARGDESSVLTFFLRGMMSPFAHPLFTSMFGIGLGYVRERHGQGTRWLAPLLGLLVAVLLHSLWNLAASFEGWFLALYLAVMLPAFLSVLGLIYLSLLREGRVLRQHLASLVGDGVLTGDELEALCRVRARLEASMAAWRRGGFTHWRDRREMHRIASELAFHRWRVLRGLSLGPVADAEREAEYLRRLCELCAAVRTLQAGRDAGTGGALPS, from the coding sequence ATGAACTCGCAGGAAACGGGCTTTCCGGCGTTCCCCCGCCTGGTGCACGAGGCACAGCCGCACCCCATGCTTACGCGCGGGGCGCTGCTGTGCGGCGTGCTGAGCCTGGCCATCATCGCGTCGCAGCTGGGACCGCGGGCATTCCTGCTGGGGTTTGCCGTCGCGGCGCTGCCGGTGCCCATCTACGTGGTGCTCGTGTTGTGGCTGGACCGGTTCGAGCCGGAGCCGGCGAAGACGCTGGCGCAGACCTTTGCGTGGGGTGCCACGGTGGCCGTGTTCGTGGCGCTGATCGTCAATTCCGTGACGGAAGAGGCGGTGGGCGGGGTGCTGGGGCCGGACGCGGGCGAGCTGTTCGGCAGCCTGGTGACCGCGCCGGTGATCGAGGAGGTGGCCAAGGGCGTGGCGCTGCTGCTGCTGTACCGCGAGCTCAAGGACGAGTTCGACGGGGTGATCGACGGCGTGGTGTACGCGGCGATGGTGGGGCTGGGCTTCGCCATGATCGAGAACGTGCAGTACTACGGCGACGCCATCGCGCGGGGCGACGAAAGCTCGGTGCTCACGTTCTTTTTGCGCGGAATGATGTCGCCGTTCGCGCACCCGCTGTTCACCAGCATGTTCGGCATCGGGCTGGGGTACGTGCGCGAGCGGCACGGGCAGGGCACGCGCTGGCTGGCGCCGCTGCTGGGGCTGCTGGTGGCCGTGCTGCTGCACTCGCTGTGGAACCTGGCGGCGAGCTTCGAGGGCTGGTTCCTGGCCCTGTACCTGGCGGTGATGCTGCCCGCGTTCCTTTCCGTTCTGGGGCTGATCTACCTGTCGCTGCTGCGCGAGGGGCGCGTGCTGCGCCAGCACCTTGCCTCGCTGGTGGGTGACGGCGTGCTGACCGGGGATGAACTGGAGGCGCTGTGCCGGGTGCGCGCCCGGCTGGAGGCGAGCATGGCGGCGTGGCGCCGGGGCGGGTTCACGCACTGGCGCGACCGCCGCGAGATGCACCGCATCGCGAGTGAGTTGGCGTTCCACCGGTGGCGGGTGCTGCGGGGCCTTTCACTGGGGCCGGTTGCGGACGCCGAGCGCGAAGCGGAATACCTGCGCCGCCTTTGCGAGCTGTGCGCTGCCGTGCGGACCCTGCAGGCCGGGCGCGATGCGGGGACGGGCGGGGCTCTGCCGTCGTGA
- a CDS encoding SRPBCC family protein, whose amino-acid sequence MKLHVLDRTQRVPIPLEAAWDFFSDARNLATITPPEMGFEVTSPLPERMYAGMIITYRVRPLLGVPVTWVTEITHVEEHVRFVDEQRFGPYRFWHHQHLFRAVPGGVEMRDIVHYALPPGGGVARRWLVTPKLEQIFDYRGKVLHDRFGLLA is encoded by the coding sequence ATGAAGCTGCACGTGCTCGACCGCACCCAGCGGGTGCCGATTCCCCTGGAAGCGGCGTGGGACTTCTTTTCCGACGCGCGCAACCTGGCCACGATCACCCCGCCCGAGATGGGCTTCGAGGTCACGTCGCCGCTGCCGGAGCGCATGTATGCGGGAATGATCATCACCTACCGCGTCCGGCCGCTGCTGGGCGTTCCCGTCACCTGGGTAACGGAGATCACGCACGTAGAGGAGCACGTGCGCTTCGTGGACGAGCAGCGCTTCGGGCCGTACCGCTTCTGGCATCACCAGCACCTGTTCCGCGCGGTCCCGGGCGGCGTAGAGATGCGCGACATCGTCCATTACGCGCTGCCGCCGGGTGGCGGGGTGGCGCGCCGCTGGCTGGTGACGCCCAAGCTGGAGCAGATCTTCGACTACCGGGGCAAGGTTCTGCATGACCGGTTCGGCCTGCTGGCCTGA